In the Streptomyces fradiae ATCC 10745 = DSM 40063 genome, GACCCGAAGGCGGCCCGCGCGGACACCGAGCGGATCGTCCGCGAGTACGACGTGCGCACCCCCGGCATCGAGGTCACCGCGGCGTCCCTCTCCGGCGGCAACCAGCAGAAGCTGATCGTCGGCCGGGAGATGAGCCACCGGCCGAAGTTCCTGATCGCCGCCCACCCCACCCGCGGGGTGGACGTCGGCGCGCAGGCGCAGATCTGGGACCAGATCCGGGAGGCGCGCCGCGAGGGTCTCGCGGTGCTGCTGATCTCCGCCGACCTGGACGAGCTGATCGGGCTCTCCGACACCCTGCGGGTGATGTACCGCGGCCGCCTCGTCGCGGACGCCGACCCCGCCACGATCACCCCCGAGGAGCTGGGCTCCGCCATGACGGGCGCCGCCGCCGGGCACCTTGAGCACAACCACGACGCGGACGGTGAGGGCCGATGAAGAAGTTCGACAAGGACAAGGTGCTGCTGGGCATCGCGGGCCCCGCGCTCGCGCTGGCCGTCGCCTTCGTCCTCACCACGCTCGTCCTGCTCGTGTCGGGCCTCGACCCGATCGAGCCGTACAGCCTGATGGTGCAGGAGGCGGAGTACCCGGACATCCAGGTCCTCATCCTCAACCAGACGGGCACGTACTACCTGGCCGCCCTGGCCGTGGCCATCGGCTTCCGGATGAACCTGTTCAACATCGGCGTCGACGGCCAGTACCGCCTCGCGGCGATGCTCGCCGCCGTCGTCGGCGCCTCCGTGGAGCTGCCCGGTCCGCTGCACGTCCTGCTGATCGTGCTCGTCGCGGTCTTCGTCGGTGCCTTCTGGGCCGGCGTCGCCGGCTTCCTGAAGACCACCCGCGGGGTCAGCGAGGTCGTCTCCACGATCATGCTGAACGCCATCGCGACCAGCCTCATCGCGTGGATGATCCTCCCCGCCAACCTCGGCGAGCAGGTCGCCGGCTCCAACGACCTCACCACCGGCATCATCCCGGAGTCCGGGTGGATGACCGGCCTGGCGGTCGAGGGCGGCAACATCTACGGCTTCACGTTCGTCGCCTTCGCGCTCGGCGTCGTCTACTGGTTCGTGCTGGGCCGCACCCGCTTCGGCTTCGACCTGCGCGCCACCGGCGCCAGCGAGTCCGCCGCCCAGGCCAGCGGCGTGGACGCCAAGAAGATGGTGCTCACCGCCATGCTGATCTCCGGCGGCGTCGCGGGCCTCACCGGCCTGCCCCTGCTCCTCGGCCAGACCCACACCTACAGCCTGGCCTTCCCGGCCGGTGTCGGCTTCACGGGCATCACCATCGCCCTGCTGGGCCGCAACCACCCGGTCGGCCTCTTCTTCGCCGCGCTGCTGATCTCCTTCCTGCAGAAGTCGTCCGCCTCCCTGGACCAGTACGGCTACCCGAAGGAGATCACCACGATCATGCAGGGGCTGATCGTGATCGCCGTGGTCGTGTCGTACGAACTCGTCCGGCAGTACGGGCTCCGCCGGCAGCAGCGCAAGGTGGGCGAGGAGCTCGCCGCCCAGGCCCGCAAGAACAAGGAGGACGTGGCGGCATGAGCGAGTCCACGAGCACGGTTACCCCCGCGGCCACCGCGCCGCGGAAGGGCGGCGGGCGCCGCAAGCTGTCCCTGCCCGTCATCCTGCTGATCATCGCGGCCGGCCTCGCGCTGTTCTCGCTGGTCCGGATCGTCAGCGGCGCCGACGACCTGACCTCGGTCGGCCAGGTCTCCGGCGCCCTGCAGCTCGCCGTGCCGATCGGCCTCGCCGGCCTCGGCGGCCTGTGGGCCGAGCGGGCGGGCGTGGTCAACATCGGCCTCGAGGGCATGATGATCCTCGGCACCTGGTTCGGCGCCTGGGCCGGATACCAGTGGGGCCCGTGGACCGGTGTCGTCATGGGCCTCGTCGGCGGCGCGCTCGGCGGGCTGCTGCACGCGGTCATGACGGTGACCTTCAACGTCAACCACATCGTCTCCGGTGTGGCCATCAACATCCTCGCCCTGGGCGCCACCCAGTACCTGTCGGACTTCACGTTCGCCGAGGCCCCCGGCGGCTCCTCCAAGCAGTCCCCGCGCATCGAGGCGATCGACCGGATCACCGTCCCCGGGCTCTCCGACTGGCTCGCCGACCTCCAGGCGCAGCACTGGTTCTTCGTCTCCGACCTGGCCGGCGTGCTCGGCGGCCTGGTCACCAACCTGTCGCTGCTCACCGTGGTCGCGCTGCTGCTGGTCCCCGCCACCTGGTGGATCCTGTGGCGCACCGGCTTCGGCCTGCGGCTCCGCTCGTGCGGCGAGAACCCGGTCGCCGCCGAGTCGCTGGGCGTCAACGTCTACAAGTACAAGTACATCGCCGTCCTGGTCTCCGGCGCCCTCGCGGGCCTCGGCGGCGCGTTCCTCGCGATCGTGTCGACCGGCATCTACCAGGAGGGCCAGACCGGCGGACGCGGCTTCATCGGCCTCGCGGCGATGATCTTCGGCAACTGGATGCCGGGCGGCCTCGCCCTCGGTGCCGGCCTGTTCGGCTTCACCGACAGCCTCAAGCTGCGCGGCGGCGCCGAGAACGTCCACGCCATGCTGCTCCTGCTGGCGATCCTGCTGGTCCTGGCGGTCTTCTGGACGCTGTACAAGAAGAAGTACGTCGCGGCGGCCGTCTCCGCCGTCGCCTCCGCCCTGCTCTTCTTCTGGTACGCCATGACGGAGACGCTGCCCAGCCAGTTCGTCGACGCCGCGCCGTACGTCACGACGCTGCTGGTGCTGGCCCTGTCCGCGCAGCGGCTGCGGATGCCCAAGGCCGACGGCATGCCGTACAAGAGGGGCCAGGGCAAGTGACCGGCACCCCGGAGCCGCCCTACGACTGGGAGGCCCTGCGCGCCGCGGCACGGGACGCGATGTCCCGCGCGTACGCGCCGTACTCGGGCTACCCGGTCGGGGCGGCGGCCACCGTGGACGACGGCCGCACGGTCACCGGCTGCAACGTGGAGAACGCCTCGTACGGCATCGGCCTGTGCGCCGAGTGCGGGCTCGTCTCCCAGCTCCAGGCCACGGGCGGCGGACGGCTCACGCACTTCGTGT is a window encoding:
- a CDS encoding ABC transporter permease, which codes for MKKFDKDKVLLGIAGPALALAVAFVLTTLVLLVSGLDPIEPYSLMVQEAEYPDIQVLILNQTGTYYLAALAVAIGFRMNLFNIGVDGQYRLAAMLAAVVGASVELPGPLHVLLIVLVAVFVGAFWAGVAGFLKTTRGVSEVVSTIMLNAIATSLIAWMILPANLGEQVAGSNDLTTGIIPESGWMTGLAVEGGNIYGFTFVAFALGVVYWFVLGRTRFGFDLRATGASESAAQASGVDAKKMVLTAMLISGGVAGLTGLPLLLGQTHTYSLAFPAGVGFTGITIALLGRNHPVGLFFAALLISFLQKSSASLDQYGYPKEITTIMQGLIVIAVVVSYELVRQYGLRRQQRKVGEELAAQARKNKEDVAA
- a CDS encoding ABC transporter permease yields the protein MSESTSTVTPAATAPRKGGGRRKLSLPVILLIIAAGLALFSLVRIVSGADDLTSVGQVSGALQLAVPIGLAGLGGLWAERAGVVNIGLEGMMILGTWFGAWAGYQWGPWTGVVMGLVGGALGGLLHAVMTVTFNVNHIVSGVAINILALGATQYLSDFTFAEAPGGSSKQSPRIEAIDRITVPGLSDWLADLQAQHWFFVSDLAGVLGGLVTNLSLLTVVALLLVPATWWILWRTGFGLRLRSCGENPVAAESLGVNVYKYKYIAVLVSGALAGLGGAFLAIVSTGIYQEGQTGGRGFIGLAAMIFGNWMPGGLALGAGLFGFTDSLKLRGGAENVHAMLLLLAILLVLAVFWTLYKKKYVAAAVSAVASALLFFWYAMTETLPSQFVDAAPYVTTLLVLALSAQRLRMPKADGMPYKRGQGK
- a CDS encoding cytidine deaminase, yielding MTGTPEPPYDWEALRAAARDAMSRAYAPYSGYPVGAAATVDDGRTVTGCNVENASYGIGLCAECGLVSQLQATGGGRLTHFVCVDGRGETLVPCGRCRQLLYEFGGGGLLLDTPDGVRTLDEMLPQAFGPAHLS